The following coding sequences lie in one Zingiber officinale cultivar Zhangliang chromosome 2B, Zo_v1.1, whole genome shotgun sequence genomic window:
- the LOC122049545 gene encoding cytochrome b561 and DOMON domain-containing protein At3g59070-like codes for MASLFKLISLLFLGAVISSSVPCHAKTCSGYTFSGGRSFSSCTDLQHLGAALYYNHDASENAVSVAFKAPQSSTGWVAWGLNPNSTKMVGTQAVVAFHHSNGSLIAYPTRLDSYAPSMLPQPPLSFPVTDVSAEYVKKEMIIFATLRLAGGATEFNQVWQEGSTVSHDVPQAHSMAGDNIKSLGSIDFQ; via the coding sequence ATGGCGTCCCTTTTCAAGCTCATCTCTCTTCTTTTCCTCGGAGCAGTGATCTCCTCCTCCGTCCCCTGTCACGCGAAGACTTGCTCCGGCTACACCTTCTCCGGCGGCAGATCTTTCAGCTCCTGCACCGACCTCCAGCACCTGGGCGCCGCCCTCTACTACAACCACGACGCCTCCGAGAACGCGGTCTCCGTCGCCTTCAAGGCCCCGCAGAGCTCCACCGGCTGGGTCGCGTGGGGGCTCAACCCGAACAGCACCAAGatggtcggcacgcaggccgtcgTCGCGTTCCACCACTCCAACGGCAGCCTGATCGCCTACCCCACGCGGCTCGACAGCTACGCCCCCTCGATGCTGCCGCAGCCGCCGCTGAGCTTCCCGGTGACCGACGTGTCGGCGGAGTACGTCAAGAAGGAGATGATCATCTTCGCGACCCTGAGGCTCGCCGGCGGCGCCACCGAGTTCAACCAAGTCTGGCAGGAAGGCAGCACAGTGTCCCACGACGTTCCGCAGGCACACTCCATGGCCGGCGACAACATCAAATCCTTGGGATCCATTGACTTCCAGTAA